The following is a genomic window from Episyrphus balteatus chromosome 1, idEpiBalt1.1, whole genome shotgun sequence.
tttccataCAGAATATCGATAAATTAAAGGTGTTTTTGAagtgttttacttaaaaattagGCCAAACTGAACTCATAGGTTCAAATACATTCCTCATCAAAGATTTACTCCATTTTTAAGGAGTTTGTTCAATACTTAAGGAATTCCGAAAACGCTGTTTTGGGGTTAAAAAACTGTAACGATCAACATTTTGAatggatttccaattttttttttattttaagtggttGTTTGAAACATAAGATTTTCCCCGTTACTAAGAGATATTGGTAGAAAGTCGTTTTGGCACAAACTGTCAAACTAATCCAACcttaattttttaccaaaagtgGTAGGCAAAGTGATTCCATACCGGTCAACTTTGCGATTTTGAGAAGAAGATTTAACAAAGGGctgtacgattttttttttaatcgaaatcgacctgaacagaaaattcaaaatacagCTGCTAAGACGGCTTGGAAACATGAGGCGTATGAGTACCAAATAACTAAACTTACAAATTGTTGTATCCAAACCGGATGCACAACGTGAAAAAAATACTGatgtgtatttatttatttaatcaaaaccatAACTGagattgattttattaaaagaataaaTGTTTTGTGCAGCGAAAATGGAAAACGATAACCCTAAATGGGTCAATAAAAACCATGAACCAGCGACAAACCGATGTAGGAACTTAGCgacatttttttcgttaaatactaacgttatacataggtacattttcttaaaattaaaattacatatataggtattatattattacaaaactaaaagaaaaacttacatctaATGTATATTATGGgttattttgaataaagaatatttttttaaagttaagtgaTTTTAAATTGCCAATGCTGgagttatttatatttgaatttttattgtaaaaattaattaaaagatttaaaggGCTATTAGCACCGTAGTTTGATCTACTGTAAATGTTAGAAATTGGCAACTGCCTTCTCAAACTATACTGACTAGCAATGAAATTTAATCGACAAAGGATCGATGGAGCTGAAATCGATCCATTGATTATCccgacaataaaacaaaattgtagataCGCTCTGTGACTAGTTAGAAATGGAAGATTTATAAGTTTAATACGTTGAGCGTAAGGTGGCAAGTTAATTCAATTTGACCATGGTAGAAATCTTAAGCAAAATctcataaatcttctttgaacggaCTCCAATCTATTTATATGAACCGCATAATATGGCGCCCATATAACGCAACCATATTCTAAAATGGATCTTACGAATGAGacataaagagtttttaaaacGTAAGGATCACGAAATTCCCGAGCAAATCTTTTGATAAAACCAAGAGtcatattagcttttttaataatgtagtcAAAATGGTcagtaaaagttaattttgagtTCACACCTATTATTTTGCACACCACTGAATATAGATTGATAAAACtacggaattttttaaaaacaagttAAGAACGCTAAACTTTTCTTAATAACATTAAAGTATCttctattttcaaataaaagaatgaaaaatcTAACCTTAAATGCGTTTTCTGGGTATTTCGAAAAGCTATTATTAGATCATACTCGCAGCAGAGGTTCGATATCTAAAATTTCGCaaaacttatgtcgttttctattgacttttgagattattattattatagaatatgaaatctagttttgtaattgtgtgcgaaatctgtgcgtataaaaaaaataaaacaacaacaaatgttcagacaaatgtcaaacagaggagtgtgtgtgaaagtgcgtgtgtttgtatgcgtgaatcttgataaaaatccagaatcagattcttgaatctcagattcatttttttgtcatttttttgaatctcaggacgcaaatagatcatgaaatctgagatttgtccactatttcccctcttcaccccccctttcagctgtcaaattcacaaacctcattctgagattcgtcaatagaaaacgacattattaaGCAATTGGAAAGAAGTATGAGTTGAAACAAAAGATCAGTtcattttcaaagttaaaattgttgtggtcactatggcgtatacgaaACATTTTCTTACATGGAAAATATTGACCTAATGAGACCAGttgataattttcttattcTAATACGGCCGCCGTGAATTGATAGGTTTAAGAAGGGcaaacttaaactttaaaatacATGAACGATAACCTAAAGGCGAATTGCAAACACACCTATGActaagtacctacattttccttacacaatacataaatataaacaacTCACTTTAATCCGGTTATTCAGTCTTATGAAAACACTCTCCGAGTGCGGTCCACTTGCAATTCTTTGTTGACTACCTTGATTTCCAATACCCCCTGTGGTGGCAGTTCCAGGCACTACGCCTTCAGACAAGAGTGTATCAAGATTATCCCACGTAGATGGATCCTCTGAACTTGCACCTGACGGCGATGGTTTTTGTGGCAGATCAATGTCAGCTTTTACTGGTATATTTGTGTCTACCACTGTCTCTTCTGTTTTTTGCTCGTCAGTCTTAACAACTTCCACTGGAGGAGCTTCAAGTGAAGGGCCTTTCTCATCAACCGTTTCTGGCATATTGTATATGTTTATGTCTAGAGTTTCAGAAGATGGAGCAGAAGGCTCTTCATATATCCTCTCAGTCGATGTGATTTCTTCTTGAACTTTGCTCGGAGGTGGAGGAATTTGAATTGACAAATCACCCGAGAACTCATCGACtacttttggttttcttttaacCTCTTCTGCAATTTCTGGCAGTTTATCAATGTTACCAAATGAACCTCCTTGGCTTTTGTCTATTGTTAAATTCATAGATACTTCTCCATTCTGATCTCCCCCATCTACATCCATCGAATCATTAAGAGATACACGTCTCCTACCTGCCAATAGCATACACAATGCTCCAACATAATCTTCCGGTAGTAAACTCAAGAAATAACTACTCTTTTCGCTCAGTCCACTGCTCTTACAATCTAAATGGCTATTAAGGTTAACACTAAATCTTTTGGCACATATCTGGGATGTGTGAATGTCGCTTTTCAATCGCTCAATCTGCAACATATTCAGCAGCTGGCGATGCTTGCACGAGAGAACATAATTCACTCTGGCAGCTAGAGATGTATCCTTGCACTGAGTGCAAGCAAACTCGCCCGCTGACGGAGTAAAACAACCCTGATCACTCTTGATCTCCATTGTTGTACGATTGGAATTGGTTTTGACTAAAACTTCTGCAGCTTTCTTCACAATCGATAGGACAGCATCACTAGCTGATTTGAACAAGTTATTCTCGTTCTTTTGATGCGCCTGATCCGATGTGATGTCATCGTCGTACTCATCAATATCATCGGCATGATCCTCAGTCTCAAATGCTTCGAATTCGGACGTGCCGTAAACACGAAACAACGAAACTGGACAAAAGTGTTCCGAATTGTAATGCGAATGGATGTCCACTCGGACAAACTTTCCAAATAAATGTGGATGTAAATCAAAAGTTTGTATTGTTCGCTTGTCATCGGCAATGAATCGTCCCACATTCGACCAGTCACGGGTGGGAAAACGATTACTCACAGCTACAGTGAAATTCTTGGGCGAAGATGAGAAAAGCTCGAAATTGGCCAAATCGATTTTCTCGGCTTGAATTGCTTCGCAAAGTTCTACAACGAACCAAATGCGATTTGTACACGGACTAAGCATGTATTCATCTTTGGATGAAGTTAATACAGCTCCGGTATTTTGAGCATCCGAATTGGATGCAATTATTTTGGCCCCACAATCGGGTGAGGCATAGTTCTTGGTTCGCAACTTTCCCGGTTGCTGTTTCGACCCGGTGGTTTGGTTTTTTCTTTGGGTCGATGAATTGACAACATCTTGGTCAAGTTGCTGCTTTTCTTCGGCTTCCATTTTCTTTTGGGCCCATTCGGAGAATACCGGAATTGGTACTTCTTCGGCAGTAAGATTGACTTCGTGAGTGGTGACAGTTGCATTTGTTGGTGCTTTAGGCATTATTGTACTACCACCAACATCAGTTGCAGCTACTTCATCACTATCAGGTGGTTGTGGTGGAATTAATCCACcagaatcatttattttttctatctgATCATTTGCTAAAAAAAGAGAGGAAATAGAATTGAAAGATATGAATGTTAGTGGTTAGAACTAATGAAATATCAAATGAATATTATACCTTTCTGGTTGCTTTCAGTGGTTTTAGTTTCGTTGGCGTCTTTTGTCTGATTTGAGACATCCGACGATTCAGATGATGAAACTATTACGGAATCGATGGTGTGTTGTTCAAGGCTGCTGCCACCACCGGCACCGGCaccgccaccaccaccaccaccgacATTCGGGGGCAAATCTGTGGATGTTATCTCATTCAATGGTATTACTGTTGGGTTTTCGGAGGAAATATCTGGTAAGCTGTAAGAATAAAAGATACATAAtcagaattaatttattatgcAAAATGAGAGGTAGAATAGTTTaaggttagttttttttttgcacgtgCCACGTGGGGGTTTATGCACGTGTTCAAAGTACTCATTTTAAACTCTGAGGATAGATAAATTATTGACTGGAatgtgaaatttgaaaaataaaaaattttcaagtttgtgtTTATATTAGCTGAGGtatgaattttaaatcaaaattagctctcaaatcaaatcaaatttttggaatggaatttaaaaatttggtgGAAGTAATGCAGAAGCTAATAAAATTTATGTTTCATTTTTAGTGCAGTCATAATGGGAAAAATTGATCTTTTTGTAACGATAATGTTTCgtaaatattttatgttttttgtagttttattttcGACTTTTAAGTCTATAGGAAGCTGAAGAtttgctctacaaaaaagaaatGACTGCTAGTCCTGCTTAATGGTGCTGAGGGTTGAACGATAAGGTGAAAAAGGAAGTTGACATTGAACTCAATTATATGGTTCTGTTTGCGAGTAAGCGTATGAATGATGGAAAAGATTGAATAATGAATTGTACTTCGATGTAGTCCAAAAAGCGAAAATACGAAGAATGGAGaaattcttttgtaaaaaaaaatactctttcaTTTATAAACCATTGAAGCTAGGTCCAAGAAAAAACGACCAAGATTAGGTTAGATTGGAAAAGCTCAGTCTTATCAGTCTTATCTTATTTGcttaataatattaaattctTCCGTCTGCGGTATGTCGATAAAATCATAAATCTTAGTGGCCGAACTTCCGATAATGACTTGCGATCTGAGATAAAAGCAAAAATGCTtactcaagaaaaaaaaaaatgaattgcgAAAGTAAGAAAACAACACTCAATTTCCAATAATAAACGGCAATGACTTTAGTGAAGTTACGAACACTATTATAGAATTTAGTacgaattaaatttttcttagtCATTTGGAATGATTCGGACAGATAAAGAtcgataaaatttttaagacagGAAATACTACCATATCATGATCAGGGTGATTTGAGTTACAAAAGCAAGGACAGGCATTTATGACAATAAAAGAACAGTGGCATACAAAATATGAGAGTCTGTGACCTATTTtagaattaaaataattaaacgaAAACAAAACATGATTTATAACAAAACTGCCAGACCGAAGAAGGATATTAAAAAAGTGAAATATCAAACAGCAAGCAAGAATCGTTGCAAGTGAATGTGCCAAAGTAGTGGCGTAGATTTCAAAGAAGCTCATTCATTATAATTCAAAGACCATTGACTATTTGGATACAGTTTTTTAGGGTGATCTTAAGAAGGAAGAAAGGCTCCAGATGCTTTTGACATTAAATACAGTTAGGTTTTAGAGGTGCACAAACCTACTTAAGGactaaaaaaattctcaaaaatggaatgaaacaaaaaacaaagccGAAGTATTTGTATTTGAGTTTTTTAAACACAATCATGTGAAGACAAATTAGTAAATTTATGCATCCGACCAAGACAGAGAAAAAAGTTGAATCGCCGCAACACCACGTCTCAAAAGAGAAGGATACGATGTGTGGCTCACCGATTAGGTTAATTTTTGGCATACTGGTAGGTTATGTCCATGAGTATAACATGCTCATTTGCACTGCACGCTTACCCAAAATAAATAGAACAATGGTTTAACAGAAAGAGGATAGTGGACGACGTGTTTTTGTTTAACTATCTGTTATCCAAATTTCGGTGACTACGGTTTTGGCTTCCAAAAGTTTTTAACCCGGGATGAGGGTAGTAAGTACTGAAaaattggggtattttttgtatgtcttttggattttttaaaacgtgCCGTTGACACCTaggtcgaaaattaaaaatattcattggttaaaaacaaattataaaaattccAGTACAGAAGCCTTCTACTTCCAAGTTTCAAATTTTGGTCATCCCttcacaataaaaaaacatttgtgtGTCAATCGTATAGAAACAACTCTTAAAACTAGgtaaaaattatggaaaaaatGCGGTCCAGAAATCGTCTAGATGTTGTATACAACTACATAGAATTTACAAAGGAAATGGACTTATCTCGCATTGAGTAATGAAAAGATCAATATCCCGAACAAACTGgctacggtttttttttaaattaaagaagtTATGTGCTTAtcgttttaagcattttttcaattttgtcaaaGATTGtgatcttttattttctttagtaTCTAGTGCCAGTTATTAGCCTATATTTGGTCACAAGTTCctctttaaaactaaaaaacaaaaaatctcttTAGATCATGTATCtacaaaggtttttttttaaaaggtatatTCTATCTAAAGCTTAAAGTATGAAGCTTTAAATTtaaaggcaatttttttttcacataaacaTTGTCGAATGAAAAATAGACCAAATAAAGGCAAATATCGATTTATAATTCCAACtccaaaaagtaaaacaaaacatCGAGTGAAACActctctttttttaacaaaaaccacTAAAGGAAAGGTACACATGATGTTAGATGTGGTGTGGTCAATTGAATTTAAACTTTGGCGAGTTCAAGGTCCTAACAAAGTgtgtatacaaacaaaataccttaaaatctatttaaagaagatttttttactCGTTAATTGGAGCCTCCCATTAAGCTTAATTTATTGGTAAACAAAAGTTctcatttatatttaaatttatacagaaaaagaaagaaaaaaatcagaatGGGTTCAAGTAAATGTTTCGTTTACTTAGGTTTGTTTcgttactttttgtttttattgaacgtTTTAAGATAATTGGGTTATTGGGTAGGAAATTTTATTGATTGATGTcaatatttggttttttttttgtgttgatataattatttaatttaatttttataataaaacacttACAAAATTCTTACCCCATAAACATTGTTGATATACTCAATATCTGCGAAAACCATAATATCCAAAAGAACAACAGGAACAAAGTGAAATTCTGTCCTTTTTTCACCTCACACCACAAATATTTGACAATGTATATCATTTGTATAAGCATTAAATTGGCACtgtgaatttcttttttaattccgaaaattaaaacaaacaaaaaaataataaaactttatttttcaaattaatggaaaaaataaataaatcaataattttctggttatcgatatattttttttaacataaatttatattttaatctaCTTAGCAAGAAGCAAGTTGTTTGcgaaatgtatttaatttttaaatgcaaatatattTTACGGTTAATACAAAAGTACACGTCAACCATGCGAAAGccaattaaattaaacttttttgctTGGCAGTAAGTTTAACACGAAAAATTGTTGTggttgtttataaaaaataaaaaaaaatacctcgtcATTTAAGTCGATTCTTAAAAATGATAAgcgaatacaaataaaaaatgaaccGATTCCGCCCCTTTTAAATGTTAATGTTCACATTAaggttattattgttgttgttgcttttgtttttagagtATTTACATTTGTTAATTATTGTAAAGGTgatgcaaaatttaaataatttgagaAAATACAGTTTTTATGATAATAAAGTTGTAAAAATCCATAATTGGATTGCAATTagttgcttttttgatgaagatAATAGTGTAATCAGAAAATGACAGTCatttttctataatttaaaaagtaaGGAGGGGTAGTTTTGTAGAGTTtagaatttttatattgtttcgaagctaaatattgttttcaattacCAACATTTTCTCAAGATTTTGTCTCAAGtcgtttaaaaaatgtatagggATTATAAATGATAACATCAATTACCTgtgttaaaattgtttaatcttaaCCCACTATGTTGGTTAAATTGtactaaaatctcaaattttaaccGAGTTTCTCGATCAATATAATAAATTGGTGGGTTAAAATAACCTTttaaaatggtaattttaaacaattcaatttaacCGAGGCGACTTCCTTGATTTTAGCAACGAAAACTACGTTGTTTTTTACCAAGACTAagttatttttaacacatttttttaacccacCGAAAAAAGCTCTCGGTTGGTGCTTAATTTTTCTGCGTGAACTTTTCCTAAACTGAATGTCATCAGCAAAAAATGTTCGTAGAAATG
Proteins encoded in this region:
- the LOC129921315 gene encoding uncharacterized protein LOC129921315 isoform X3, with translation MLIQMIYIVKYLWCEVKKGQNFTLFLLFFWILWFSQILSISTMFMGLPDISSENPTVIPLNEITSTDLPPNVGGGGGGGAGAGGGSSLEQHTIDSVIVSSSESSDVSNQTKDANETKTTESNQKANDQIEKINDSGGLIPPQPPDSDEVAATDVGGSTIMPKAPTNATVTTHEVNLTAEEVPIPVFSEWAQKKMEAEEKQQLDQDVVNSSTQRKNQTTGSKQQPGKLRTKNYASPDCGAKIIASNSDAQNTGAVLTSSKDEYMLSPCTNRIWFVVELCEAIQAEKIDLANFELFSSSPKNFTVAVSNRFPTRDWSNVGRFIADDKRTIQTFDLHPHLFGKFVRVDIHSHYNSEHFCPVSLFRVYGTSEFEAFETEDHADDIDEYDDDITSDQAHQKNENNLFKSASDAVLSIVKKAAEVLVKTNSNRTTMEIKSDQGCFTPSAGEFACTQCKDTSLAARVNYVLSCKHRQLLNMLQIERLKSDIHTSQICAKRFSVNLNSHLDCKSSGLSEKSSYFLSLLPEDYVGALCMLLAGRRRVSLNDSMDVDGGDQNGEVSMNLTIDKSQGGSFGNIDKLPEIAEEVKRKPKVVDEFSGDLSIQIPPPPSKVQEEITSTERIYEEPSAPSSETLDINIYNMPETVDEKGPSLEAPPVEVVKTDEQKTEETVVDTNIPVKADIDLPQKPSPSGASSEDPSTWDNLDTLLSEGVVPGTATTGGIGNQGSQQRIASGPHSESVFIRLNNRIKALERNMSLSGQYLEELSRRYKKQVEELQLSLTKTVRALEDQNRRHSEQERELLDRNAILKDELEDVSLRVHACIILIIFVGSFMILLTIVGVVCYRSMTRNLPPNSKQAEKRKATQKKLNRRKSFDDFSDASTGKQKMRRPSEEAMLILKDCAGENSAPESDVKVRQRKVSVFYGRKANRKGEKRSWPEVSQPGVFNPGVEDLPPAEPLPPPVLEDEEYDQFNASESDSICTSEQQPPSLSGKSRKFANLFNGRVGKKTKKNNSNFKRQDSASSDIGAGDKSTTTDTFDEKLILDEDEIENFIPGADLAYNEFMPDGPSGYQINDGASSEDKQKNNNNKKTRRLSSPAFFKSPFSKSSKKSTPHESTSWEWYRSKKSSSASSTTSSQNIVGGSSGGFLKTTKVNGIGGATHNGQPSPASSLSEILPNSGQGSSDNSFRILEEAINTSAIATMTTATSSSSNGNSGGGSHSGSSAGSNRSSKKSHTFNRIFKKVF